A single region of the Leptothrix cholodnii SP-6 genome encodes:
- a CDS encoding YhdP family protein has translation MSLASRSLALVHRGRALAQPLVSGLLRAAIGVASIVVAAWLTLQWGILPRLDHWRPEIEAWSSRSLGLPVRIGTLAVRGDLWSPTILVRDLQLLAANGQPGLRLADVEAVITPGSLLPRSLTDWRPHLRRLSLRGADLAVQRLDDGRWQLAGLVLADGDGSTARRLVDWLLRQGEVVIAASTLTYADTRLGPAPARLSDIELLWRNRLGRHRLTLGLSAPPDWGGPLRAELDLREPLLAAAGLWRSGDWARWRTDIQAQLPAVALRRAQALLPQSVTNGRSWQGGNGALSLALRRDQGEWRSARITADLRDLQLSPAPGAEPLRIAQLAGTLVAQIDARSLQLQASDWQLQLADGAAPSATRTTAPASSWSLNWDRSDAAQARHTLQADRLDIATLATLVPALAQALAPSASTSAPPAAPGWLASSRPAGTLRDLELQWNAPPGAAPTWRASGRLNGLSLQPGEPAAPTGTDPPGSGVGRPGLSPADLRFRASQAGGEAELDMRAGWLAFPGLFEEPRLPLDRLQAQLRWRLIPDGASARPAAVEIDVRHLQVDNADLRGEASGRWQVRLTDRAVDDRAARAWAAWPGQLELQARVAQGDATRVHRYLPQAIPADVRHYVRDAVRAGQVHDWQAQVRGALREFPFADPAQGRFEIGGRVRGVTLDYVPASLGLAGPAWPRLSQLDGGLHFERLGMQIRQASARLADSGRGETLLTGVDGGITDLAHQPELKLEGRASGPLDDMLHYVDRSPVGGWLAQALAQASGSGAAALDLKLAIPLLDAERSRVTGRLALAGSQFQIHPLVPRLSDVRGELTFNEQGFTLRPTRARALGGSVLLQGGMDADQPVRLSAEGQASAEGLRLAAPHEALATLARQMTGQAPYRLQIAIDRQGTRVDVASALTGLALQLPAPLGKSAELAWPLRLQVDDTTPGEGSRWSLRLADRVAARWQTEATGAMPERGWLQVGQATRDAMPALPSEGWSVSLADARLSIDAWTQWFDRLGERPGGASAAAPARPSDRTESLAALHDVRLQLGELEWRGRRFHQVDARLVQSAGIDGQHWNGRVEAQELAGDIELRLPPQPSQPARMRARLTRLTLARADGGASAPTRASAPMQSFDPIAEPTPAASATDGATARASPLPSLDIEVEQFQLGQRPMGRLVLRAGHRPGSRAGAWHDEWQIDQLSLQTPDARLAATGVWQTTPGAAGVPLSALERSGSTRLNFKLTLDDSGALLDQLGWPGTVQGGRGSLQGRIGWPGSPFDPSVRQLDGQLRIDLSAGQFLQADPGVAKLLGILSLQSLPRRFLLDFRDLFQQGFSFDQIDGDVDLQAGLARTRNLRMRGVQALVLTEGEADLNAETQDLHVWIVPDLDAGAASLAYAVINPAVGLGTLLGQLFLRRSLTEAATREFRVGGTWDTPSVTPIGRQQGRPLPQPTGDPAEAAASQPATQP, from the coding sequence ATGTCCCTCGCTTCGCGCTCTCTTGCTCTCGTTCATCGCGGCCGCGCCCTCGCACAGCCCCTCGTGTCAGGCCTGCTCCGGGCGGCCATCGGCGTCGCCAGTATCGTCGTCGCGGCTTGGCTGACCTTGCAATGGGGAATTCTCCCCCGCCTCGACCACTGGCGCCCCGAGATCGAGGCCTGGAGCAGCAGGAGCCTGGGCCTGCCGGTACGAATCGGCACGCTGGCGGTGCGCGGCGACCTCTGGTCGCCGACGATCCTGGTGCGCGACCTGCAGCTGCTGGCTGCCAACGGCCAGCCCGGGCTGCGGCTCGCCGACGTCGAAGCGGTCATCACGCCCGGCTCGCTGCTGCCGCGTTCACTCACCGACTGGCGCCCGCACCTGCGCCGCCTCAGCCTGCGTGGCGCCGATCTGGCGGTGCAGCGTCTGGACGACGGCCGCTGGCAGCTGGCCGGCCTGGTGCTCGCCGACGGTGACGGCAGCACGGCCCGCCGCCTGGTCGACTGGCTGCTGCGCCAGGGCGAGGTCGTGATCGCCGCCAGCACGCTCACCTACGCCGACACCCGCCTCGGTCCCGCCCCCGCACGCCTGAGCGACATCGAGCTGCTCTGGCGCAACCGCCTCGGCCGCCATCGGCTCACGCTCGGGCTCAGCGCGCCGCCGGACTGGGGCGGCCCGCTGCGCGCCGAGCTCGACCTGCGCGAGCCGCTGCTCGCCGCCGCCGGCCTGTGGCGCTCGGGCGACTGGGCGCGCTGGCGCACCGACATCCAGGCGCAGCTGCCCGCCGTGGCCCTGCGACGCGCCCAGGCGCTGCTGCCGCAGTCGGTCACCAACGGCCGGTCGTGGCAAGGTGGCAACGGCGCGCTGTCGCTGGCGCTGCGGCGCGACCAGGGCGAGTGGCGCAGCGCCCGCATCACGGCCGATCTGCGCGACCTGCAGCTGTCGCCGGCCCCGGGCGCCGAGCCGCTGCGCATCGCCCAGCTCGCCGGCACGCTGGTGGCGCAGATCGACGCCCGATCGCTGCAGCTGCAGGCCAGCGACTGGCAGCTGCAGCTGGCCGACGGCGCTGCGCCCTCGGCCACACGAACCACCGCCCCCGCCAGCAGCTGGTCGCTGAACTGGGATCGCAGCGACGCCGCCCAGGCCCGGCACACGCTGCAGGCCGACCGGCTCGACATCGCCACGCTCGCCACGCTGGTGCCGGCGCTGGCCCAGGCGCTGGCGCCGTCGGCATCGACATCCGCGCCGCCTGCCGCACCCGGCTGGCTCGCAAGCAGCAGGCCGGCCGGCACGCTGCGTGACCTGGAACTGCAGTGGAACGCGCCCCCCGGCGCCGCGCCCACCTGGCGCGCCAGCGGCCGGCTCAACGGGCTGAGCCTGCAGCCGGGCGAGCCGGCCGCACCGACCGGCACCGATCCGCCGGGCAGCGGCGTCGGACGGCCCGGCCTCTCGCCGGCCGATCTGCGCTTTCGCGCCAGCCAGGCCGGCGGCGAGGCCGAGCTCGACATGCGCGCCGGCTGGCTGGCGTTTCCGGGCCTGTTCGAGGAGCCGCGCCTGCCGCTCGATCGCCTGCAGGCCCAGCTGCGCTGGCGGCTGATCCCGGACGGCGCCTCGGCCCGGCCCGCCGCGGTCGAGATCGACGTGCGACACCTGCAGGTCGACAACGCCGACCTGCGCGGCGAGGCCAGCGGCCGCTGGCAGGTGCGGCTGACGGATCGCGCCGTCGACGACCGGGCCGCCCGCGCCTGGGCCGCCTGGCCCGGCCAGCTCGAACTGCAGGCCCGGGTCGCCCAGGGCGACGCCACGCGGGTGCACCGCTACCTGCCGCAGGCCATCCCGGCGGATGTGCGCCATTACGTGCGCGACGCCGTGCGCGCCGGCCAGGTGCACGACTGGCAGGCCCAGGTGCGTGGCGCCTTGCGCGAGTTTCCGTTTGCCGATCCGGCGCAGGGTCGCTTCGAGATCGGCGGCCGGGTGCGTGGCGTCACGCTCGACTACGTGCCGGCCAGCCTCGGCCTGGCCGGCCCCGCCTGGCCGCGCCTGAGCCAGCTCGACGGCGGCCTGCACTTCGAGCGGCTGGGCATGCAGATCCGCCAGGCCAGCGCCCGGCTGGCCGACAGCGGCCGCGGCGAGACGCTGTTGACCGGCGTCGACGGCGGCATCACCGACCTCGCCCATCAGCCCGAGCTCAAGCTCGAAGGCCGCGCCAGCGGGCCGCTCGACGACATGCTGCACTACGTCGACCGCTCGCCGGTGGGCGGCTGGCTGGCACAGGCGCTGGCCCAGGCCAGCGGCAGCGGCGCCGCGGCGCTCGACCTGAAGCTGGCAATTCCGCTGCTCGACGCCGAGCGCAGCCGCGTCACCGGCCGGCTCGCGCTGGCGGGCAGCCAATTCCAGATCCATCCGCTGGTGCCGCGCCTGAGCGACGTGCGTGGCGAACTGACCTTCAACGAACAGGGCTTCACGCTGCGGCCGACCCGCGCGCGCGCACTCGGCGGCAGCGTGCTGCTGCAGGGCGGCATGGACGCCGACCAGCCGGTGCGCCTGTCCGCCGAGGGCCAGGCCAGCGCCGAAGGCCTGCGGCTGGCTGCGCCCCACGAGGCGCTGGCCACGCTGGCGCGCCAGATGACCGGGCAGGCGCCGTACCGGCTGCAGATCGCGATCGATCGCCAGGGCACGCGCGTCGACGTCGCCAGCGCGCTGACCGGCCTGGCGCTGCAGCTGCCCGCCCCGCTCGGCAAGAGCGCCGAACTGGCCTGGCCGCTGCGCCTGCAGGTCGACGACACGACACCCGGCGAGGGCTCGCGCTGGTCGCTGCGGCTGGCCGACCGGGTGGCCGCACGCTGGCAGACCGAAGCCACCGGCGCGATGCCCGAGCGCGGCTGGCTGCAGGTCGGCCAGGCCACCCGCGACGCCATGCCCGCCCTGCCGAGCGAAGGCTGGAGCGTGTCGCTGGCCGACGCCCGGCTGTCCATCGACGCCTGGACGCAGTGGTTCGACCGCTTGGGCGAGCGGCCTGGCGGCGCGTCCGCCGCCGCACCGGCCCGGCCCTCCGACCGCACCGAGTCGCTGGCCGCGCTGCACGACGTCAGGCTGCAACTGGGTGAACTCGAATGGCGCGGCCGGCGCTTCCATCAGGTCGACGCGCGGCTGGTGCAGAGCGCCGGCATCGACGGCCAGCACTGGAACGGCCGCGTCGAGGCGCAGGAGCTGGCCGGCGACATCGAGCTGCGACTGCCGCCGCAGCCGAGCCAGCCGGCCCGGATGCGCGCCCGGCTGACGCGGCTCACGCTGGCCCGCGCGGACGGCGGCGCCTCGGCACCGACGCGGGCATCGGCGCCCATGCAGTCCTTCGACCCGATCGCCGAGCCGACGCCTGCCGCGAGCGCGACGGACGGCGCCACCGCCCGCGCCTCGCCGCTGCCGAGCCTCGACATCGAGGTCGAGCAGTTCCAGCTCGGCCAGCGGCCGATGGGCCGGCTGGTGCTGCGCGCCGGCCACCGGCCCGGCAGCCGCGCCGGCGCCTGGCACGACGAGTGGCAGATCGACCAGCTCTCGCTGCAGACCCCCGACGCACGGCTGGCGGCCACCGGCGTCTGGCAGACCACGCCCGGCGCGGCGGGCGTGCCGCTGTCGGCGCTCGAACGCAGCGGCAGCACGCGGCTGAACTTCAAGCTCACGCTCGACGACAGCGGCGCGCTGCTGGACCAGCTCGGCTGGCCCGGCACGGTCCAGGGCGGCAGGGGTTCGCTGCAGGGGCGCATCGGCTGGCCGGGCTCCCCGTTCGATCCGTCGGTGCGCCAACTCGACGGCCAGCTGCGCATCGATCTCTCGGCCGGGCAGTTCCTGCAGGCCGATCCGGGCGTGGCCAAGCTGCTGGGCATCCTCAGCCTGCAGTCGCTGCCACGGCGCTTTCTGCTCGACTTCCGGGATCTGTTCCAGCAGGGTTTCAGCTTCGACCAGATCGACGGCGACGTCGACCTGCAGGCCGGCCTGGCGCGCACCCGCAACCTGCGCATGCGCGGCGTGCAGGCGCTGGTGCTGACCGAGGGCGAGGCCGACCTGAACGCCGAGACGCAGGACCTGCACGTCTGGATCGTGCCGGATCTGGACGCCGGCGCCGCCTCGCTGGCCTACGCCGTCATCAACCCGGCCGTCGGCCTGGGCACGCTGCTGGGCCAGCTGTTCCTGCGCAGATCGCTGACCGAAGCGGCCACCCGCGAGTTCCGCGTCGGCGGAACCTGGGACACGCCCTCGGTCACGCCGATCGGCCGCCAGCAGGGTCGGCCGCTGCCGCAACCGACCGGCGATCCGGCCGAGGCGGCGGCGTCGCAGCCGGCCACGCAGCCGTGA
- a CDS encoding carbon-nitrogen hydrolase family protein, whose product MKIAAIQMVSSPELAHNLERATALVGEAAAAGAELVALPEYFCVMGRHDTDKLAIAETPGSGPIQQRLAELAAKHGIWLIGGTLPLRVDGDADHATNSCLVHGPTGQLVARYDKIHLFRYDDGERRYDEAATLRPGREPVAFEAVGRSGETLRVGLSICYDLRFPELYRALMRPPCDLLVVGAAFTYPTGEAHWELLLRARAVENQCHVLASAQGGRHANGRRTWGHSLVVDPWGRLLGDLAEGEGVVLAEVETRRTTEVRTQLPALQHRVL is encoded by the coding sequence ATGAAGATCGCCGCGATCCAGATGGTCTCCAGCCCCGAGCTGGCCCACAACCTCGAACGCGCCACCGCGCTGGTGGGCGAAGCCGCCGCCGCGGGCGCCGAGCTGGTGGCGCTGCCCGAATACTTCTGCGTGATGGGCCGCCACGACACCGACAAGCTCGCCATCGCCGAGACGCCCGGCAGCGGGCCGATCCAGCAGCGCCTGGCCGAGCTGGCGGCCAAGCACGGCATCTGGCTGATCGGCGGCACGCTGCCGCTGCGGGTCGACGGCGACGCCGATCACGCCACCAACAGCTGCCTGGTCCACGGCCCGACGGGCCAGCTGGTGGCGCGCTACGACAAGATCCACCTGTTCCGCTACGACGACGGCGAGCGCCGCTACGACGAGGCCGCCACGCTGCGGCCGGGCCGCGAGCCGGTCGCGTTCGAGGCGGTCGGCCGCAGCGGTGAGACGTTGCGGGTGGGGCTGTCGATCTGCTACGACCTGCGGTTTCCGGAGCTCTACCGCGCGCTGATGCGCCCGCCCTGCGACCTGCTGGTGGTCGGCGCGGCCTTCACCTACCCGACCGGCGAAGCCCACTGGGAGCTGCTGCTGCGCGCCCGCGCGGTCGAGAACCAGTGCCACGTACTGGCCAGCGCGCAAGGCGGGCGCCACGCCAACGGCCGGCGCACCTGGGGCCACAGCCTGGTGGTCGACCCGTGGGGCCGGCTGCTCGGCGATCTGGCCGAAGGCGAAGGCGTGGTGCTGGCCGAGGTCGAAACCCGCCGCACGACCGAGGTGCGCACGCAGTTGCCGGCACTGCAGCACCGCGTGCTTTGA
- a CDS encoding FAD-dependent monooxygenase: MDELLSAAAEPVPEPAQPRRLAIIGAGPVGLVLALQAQRRLPQLQITVYDALPAEHDVSADARTLALAQGSVQDLTRLGLWPQIAAQAAPILAVHVSQQQPALLDLLPLPGRRPGGEPELLIRAEQEGLAQLGAVASYGAIVAPLRAAWLDACAQEPQRLAARWGTKVSAVVPRADGVEIDAGIVESHDLAVIAEGGVFADQSRKAVHHDYRQTAWVGSVFVDGGEPGVAYERFTPQGPAALLPLPPKDGRARAALVWCVDADDDPVRELNDTQRLAVLQHVLPARVGKLVGISALKAFPLGLNAERSLVQGRTVRIGNAAQTLHPVGGQGLNLGLRDAQALLAALARHADIDQALARVAWQRAPDRWAMIAATDFLARSFTWPLPGLNTLRGAGLSLLQGLPMVKSQIARRMMFGSR, translated from the coding sequence ATGGACGAACTCCTGTCCGCCGCCGCAGAACCTGTTCCCGAGCCCGCCCAGCCCAGGCGCCTGGCCATCATCGGTGCCGGCCCGGTCGGGCTGGTGCTCGCGCTGCAGGCGCAGCGCCGCCTGCCGCAGTTGCAGATCACGGTCTACGACGCCTTGCCGGCCGAACACGACGTGTCGGCCGACGCCCGCACCCTGGCGCTGGCGCAGGGCTCGGTGCAGGACCTGACCCGGCTCGGCCTGTGGCCCCAGATCGCCGCCCAGGCCGCGCCGATTCTGGCCGTGCACGTGTCGCAGCAGCAGCCTGCCTTGCTCGACCTGCTGCCGCTGCCCGGCCGGCGCCCGGGCGGCGAGCCCGAGCTGCTGATCCGCGCCGAGCAGGAAGGTTTGGCGCAGCTCGGCGCGGTGGCGAGTTACGGCGCCATCGTCGCGCCGCTGCGTGCCGCCTGGCTGGACGCCTGCGCGCAGGAGCCGCAGCGCCTGGCCGCGCGCTGGGGCACCAAGGTCAGCGCGGTGGTGCCTCGGGCCGATGGCGTCGAGATCGACGCCGGCATCGTCGAGTCGCATGACCTGGCGGTGATCGCCGAAGGCGGCGTGTTCGCCGACCAGTCGCGCAAGGCGGTGCACCACGACTACCGCCAGACCGCCTGGGTCGGCAGCGTGTTCGTCGACGGCGGCGAGCCCGGCGTGGCCTACGAGCGCTTCACGCCGCAAGGCCCGGCCGCGCTGCTGCCGTTGCCACCGAAAGACGGCCGCGCCCGCGCCGCGCTGGTCTGGTGTGTCGATGCCGACGACGATCCGGTGCGCGAGCTGAACGACACCCAGCGCCTGGCGGTGCTGCAGCACGTGCTGCCGGCGCGGGTGGGCAAGCTGGTCGGCATCAGCGCGCTGAAGGCGTTCCCGCTCGGACTCAATGCCGAGCGCAGCCTGGTGCAGGGCCGCACCGTGCGCATCGGCAACGCGGCGCAGACGCTGCACCCGGTCGGCGGCCAGGGCCTGAACCTCGGCCTGCGTGACGCCCAGGCGCTGCTCGCCGCGCTGGCGCGCCACGCCGACATCGACCAGGCGCTCGCCCGGGTGGCCTGGCAGCGCGCGCCGGACCGCTGGGCCATGATCGCCGCCACCGATTTCCTGGCCCGCAGCTTCACCTGGCCGCTGCCGGGGCTGAACACGCTGCGCGGCGCCGGCTTGTCGCTGCTGCAGGGCCTGCCGATGGTGAAGTCGCAGATCGCCCGGCGCATGATGTTCGGCTCGCGCTGA
- the priA gene encoding replication restart helicase PriA gives MESLASDLPTAGHRVSVLVELPRHSQVDSALSYASDLPLAAGQLVRVPLGRRTVCGIAWAEAEPQAPDIELRPVAEVLDALPPLGPPWRALVSFAAAYYQRSTGELALSVLPGELRDLDATQLQRRLKRLHKRLAAEPIGQVDVPAYELLPLSAEQQAVLQALAGAEPGTHLLHGVTGSGKTEVYLRCVADVLAQGRQALVLVPEINLTPQLEARFRARFPARRIVSLHSGLTPAERLQSWLAAHLGLADVVLGTRMAIFASLPRLGLIVVDEEHDPSYKQQEGARYSARDLAVWRGRNEALTVLLGSATPSLETWHNASPTLPGGARYQLLAMPSRIGAGSLPTVRLVDLARIAAQFGQGAVHKQPLVPALVAALKERIERGEQSLILLNRRGYAPVLHCTGCGWKSACPHCSAWRVFHKLDRTLRCHHCGFSERVPRACPDCGDPDIQPVGRGTERLEEQLGDLLPGARIGRIDADSTRAKGSLESQLASVHAGEVDVLVGTQMVAKGHDFRRMTLVAAVNADSALFGSDFRAPERLFSLLMQAGGRAGRDAAQAGRSELWIQTWHVGHPLYAALVSHDYAAFAKSQLIERQQAGLPPFAHLALLRCEARSQQAATAFLDRTAELGAQIQADHPALQDLLIYPPVPPAIQRVANVERAQMLIESPSRVVLQRFLARWVPQLNQCQVSEQRILRWAVDVDPLAI, from the coding sequence ATGGAGTCCCTCGCCTCGGATCTGCCAACCGCAGGGCACCGTGTCTCGGTGCTGGTGGAGCTGCCACGCCACAGCCAGGTGGACAGCGCACTGAGCTACGCCAGCGACTTGCCGCTCGCGGCCGGCCAGCTCGTGCGGGTGCCGCTGGGCCGCCGGACCGTCTGCGGCATCGCCTGGGCCGAGGCCGAGCCGCAGGCCCCCGACATCGAGCTGCGCCCGGTCGCCGAGGTGCTCGACGCCCTGCCGCCGCTCGGCCCGCCCTGGCGCGCGCTGGTGAGCTTTGCCGCGGCCTACTACCAGCGCTCGACCGGCGAACTGGCACTGTCGGTGCTGCCCGGCGAGCTGCGTGATCTCGACGCCACCCAGTTGCAGCGCCGCTTGAAGCGCCTGCACAAACGCCTGGCCGCCGAGCCGATCGGCCAGGTCGATGTGCCCGCGTACGAACTGTTGCCGCTGAGCGCGGAGCAGCAGGCCGTGCTGCAGGCGCTGGCCGGCGCCGAGCCCGGCACGCACCTGCTGCACGGCGTGACCGGCAGCGGCAAGACCGAGGTCTATCTGCGCTGCGTCGCCGACGTGCTGGCGCAAGGCCGCCAGGCGCTGGTGCTGGTGCCCGAGATCAACCTGACGCCGCAGCTCGAGGCGCGCTTTCGCGCCCGCTTTCCGGCCCGCCGCATCGTCTCGCTGCACAGCGGCCTGACACCCGCCGAGCGCCTGCAGAGCTGGCTCGCGGCGCACCTGGGGCTGGCCGACGTGGTGCTGGGCACCCGCATGGCGATCTTCGCGTCGCTGCCGCGGCTGGGCCTGATCGTGGTCGACGAGGAACACGACCCGTCCTACAAGCAGCAGGAGGGCGCGCGTTATTCGGCCCGCGACCTGGCGGTCTGGCGCGGCCGCAACGAGGCGCTCACGGTGCTGCTGGGCTCGGCCACGCCGTCGCTGGAGACCTGGCACAACGCCTCGCCGACGCTGCCGGGCGGGGCGCGCTACCAGCTGCTGGCCATGCCGAGCCGGATCGGCGCCGGCAGCCTGCCGACCGTGCGACTGGTCGACCTGGCGCGCATCGCCGCGCAGTTCGGCCAGGGCGCGGTGCACAAGCAGCCGCTGGTGCCGGCGCTGGTGGCTGCGCTGAAGGAGCGCATCGAACGCGGCGAGCAGAGCCTGATCCTGCTCAACCGCCGCGGTTATGCCCCGGTGCTGCATTGCACCGGCTGCGGCTGGAAGAGCGCCTGCCCGCACTGCAGCGCCTGGCGCGTCTTCCACAAGCTCGACCGCACCTTGCGCTGCCACCACTGCGGTTTCTCGGAGCGCGTGCCGCGTGCCTGCCCGGACTGCGGCGACCCCGACATCCAGCCGGTCGGCCGCGGCACCGAGCGGCTCGAGGAACAGCTCGGCGACCTGTTGCCCGGCGCGCGCATCGGCCGCATCGATGCCGATTCGACCCGCGCCAAAGGCAGCCTCGAGAGCCAGCTCGCCAGCGTGCACGCCGGCGAGGTCGACGTGCTGGTGGGCACCCAGATGGTCGCCAAGGGCCATGACTTCCGCCGCATGACGCTGGTGGCTGCAGTCAATGCCGACTCGGCCCTGTTCGGCAGCGATTTCCGCGCACCCGAGCGGCTGTTCTCGCTGCTGATGCAGGCCGGCGGGCGGGCCGGGCGTGACGCCGCGCAGGCCGGCCGCAGCGAGCTGTGGATCCAGACCTGGCACGTCGGCCACCCGCTGTATGCGGCGCTGGTGTCGCACGACTACGCCGCGTTCGCCAAAAGCCAGCTGATCGAGCGACAGCAGGCGGGGCTGCCGCCGTTTGCGCACCTCGCGCTGCTGCGCTGCGAGGCGCGCAGCCAGCAGGCCGCCACCGCCTTCCTCGACCGCACCGCCGAACTGGGTGCGCAGATCCAGGCCGACCACCCCGCGCTGCAGGATCTGCTGATCTACCCGCCGGTGCCGCCGGCGATCCAGCGGGTGGCCAATGTGGAGCGGGCGCAGATGCTGATCGAGTCGCCCTCGCGGGTGGTGCTGCAGCGCTTCCTGGCGCGCTGGGTGCCGCAGCTGAACCAGTGCCAGGTGAGCGAGCAGCGCATCCTGCGCTGGGCGGTGGACGTCGATCCGCTGGCGATCTGA
- the hemE gene encoding uroporphyrinogen decarboxylase gives MYAALQNDNFLRALRRQPTDHTPIWLMRQAGRYLPEYCATRAKAGSFMGLATNVDFATEVTLQPLERYALDAAILFSDILTVPDAMGLGLSFAAGEGPRFATPVRDEAAVAALEAPDMAKLQYVFDAVTSIRRALDGRVPLIGFSGSPWTLACYMVEGRGSDDYRLVKTMLYQRPDLMHRMLAVTADSVAAYLNAQIEAGAQAVMIFDSWGGVLADGAFQTFSLAYTRRVLAQLKREHDGQQIPRIVFTKGGGLWLDEIAACDTDAVGLDWTVNLDQARRRVGHKVALQGNLDPNVLFASPEQITREAQAVLDSFGPHPGHIFNLGHGISQFTPPEAVSVLVDAVHAHSRRWRAQT, from the coding sequence ATGTACGCCGCACTGCAAAACGACAACTTCCTGCGCGCCCTGCGCCGCCAGCCGACCGACCACACCCCCATCTGGCTGATGCGCCAGGCCGGGCGTTATCTGCCGGAGTACTGCGCCACCCGCGCCAAGGCCGGCAGCTTCATGGGGCTGGCCACGAACGTCGATTTTGCGACCGAGGTGACGCTGCAGCCGCTCGAGCGTTATGCGCTCGACGCCGCGATCCTGTTCTCCGACATCCTGACCGTGCCCGACGCGATGGGCCTGGGTCTGAGCTTTGCGGCCGGCGAAGGCCCGCGTTTTGCCACGCCGGTGCGTGACGAAGCCGCCGTGGCCGCGCTCGAAGCGCCGGACATGGCCAAGCTGCAGTACGTGTTCGACGCCGTGACCTCGATCCGGCGCGCACTCGACGGCCGTGTGCCGCTGATCGGCTTCTCGGGCAGCCCGTGGACGCTGGCCTGCTACATGGTCGAAGGCCGTGGCAGCGACGACTACCGGCTGGTCAAGACCATGCTGTATCAGCGCCCCGACCTGATGCACCGCATGCTGGCCGTGACCGCCGATTCGGTGGCGGCCTACCTGAACGCCCAGATCGAAGCCGGCGCGCAGGCCGTGATGATCTTCGACAGCTGGGGCGGCGTGCTCGCCGACGGCGCGTTCCAGACCTTCAGCCTGGCCTACACCCGGCGCGTGCTGGCGCAGCTCAAGCGCGAACACGACGGCCAGCAGATCCCGCGCATCGTCTTCACCAAGGGCGGTGGCCTGTGGCTCGACGAGATCGCCGCGTGCGACACCGATGCGGTCGGCCTCGACTGGACCGTCAACCTCGACCAGGCCCGCCGGCGAGTCGGCCACAAGGTTGCGCTGCAGGGCAACCTGGACCCGAACGTGCTGTTCGCGTCGCCCGAGCAGATCACGCGCGAGGCCCAGGCCGTGCTCGACAGCTTCGGCCCGCACCCCGGCCACATCTTCAATCTCGGCCACGGCATCAGCCAGTTCACGCCGCCGGAGGCGGTGTCGGTGCTGGTCGACGCGGTGCATGCGCATTCGCGCCGCTGGCGCGCTCAGACCTGA
- a CDS encoding F0F1 ATP synthase subunit epsilon, with amino-acid sequence MATIHVDVVSAEKMIFSGEAKFVALPGESGELGILPKHTPLITRIRPGAVRIERADNGEEEFVFVAGGILEVQPDRVTVLADTAIRGHDLDEAKAIEAKRLAEEAMKNAASDLDLAKAQGEFAAMAAQIAAIRKFRKK; translated from the coding sequence ATGGCAACCATTCATGTTGACGTCGTTTCGGCGGAAAAAATGATCTTCTCGGGCGAGGCCAAGTTCGTGGCCTTGCCGGGCGAGAGCGGCGAGCTGGGCATCCTGCCCAAGCACACGCCGTTGATCACGCGCATCCGGCCGGGCGCCGTGCGCATCGAGCGGGCTGACAACGGCGAGGAAGAGTTCGTCTTCGTCGCCGGCGGCATCCTGGAAGTCCAGCCCGATCGCGTGACCGTGCTGGCCGACACCGCCATCCGTGGTCATGACCTCGACGAGGCCAAGGCGATCGAGGCCAAGCGCCTGGCTGAAGAGGCCATGAAAAACGCCGCCAGCGATCTCGACCTGGCCAAGGCTCAGGGCGAGTTCGCCGCGATGGCCGCGCAGATCGCCGCGATCCGCAAGTTCCGCAAGAAATAA